The sequence TGGCCACCATCTTGAATGATTTTTGCGTTTTCGTCCTCACTTTTTGCAACTTCACATTTACTGATTTCATTTggttctgtgtgtttcttttcctcattcTTCGCTGTTGTGCTTGCTTGAGTGTTTTCTGAAAGCTCATCTGTCTCTACAGACAGAGTGctccttgtttctgttttatctaaTTCTTTAATCACCTGAGCTGAGGTCTCAACTGGCCTCTGTCCTTGAGATGAGGTAAAACTATCTTTCTCAGCTTCATCTTTTTTATCATTCACAGATATTTTATGTTCGTCCTGCACCTGGACATTTGACTTTAAATCACCAGGTTGTGCAGAGAGATCTTTCTGAACCTTTGTCACTGCAGCTTCTTCATTAATGTTTTCAGCTACTTTTTGATATTGCTCATTTCCTTCTTCACCAGCACTCTTGCTCAGTAAAACTTTGCTGTGAGTATTTTTCCCTCTGCTGCAGTCCCCTGTGATGTCACCTGCATCAGTGTCTTCACTCTCTTCTTTACTTTGAACGTTTTCACCATCATCCACCTCACCAGGGCTCCCGCTTTCCATATCATCAACTCCATTAACTGCATTTTTCACCTCTTCTACTTGATTCTGCTGACTATCAGACATCTGCTCACCTTCTGCCTTTCGACTGTCCTTATTATCACTATCTTCTTCTCTGTCCCTTTTGGTACACTCCTGCTCATCTTTTCCCACCTCTGTGTCCTCTGATCCTGTCTCTTCACATTCTGACATCTCGATTTCCCTGGTTGTCTCTGTTATGATCTCTTCTACAAACTTGTACTGGGGCTCCATTCTTCTGCGCGGCCCACCTGGCCGGTTGAGACAGGGGAGGGTGTAAACAGGGGACTGGTGGTAGATGTAGGGAAAAGAGACGTGGGTGTCTGCTAATGTGGACAGCTGGGCCTCCTCACCACAGAGAAGTTTCCTGCAAGACACAAGACCGATTTAATCAGCTATGGCCATGGGCAACAAGGAACATTCTTCGAAGCCAAAAACTTTTGAacagtttttactttaaagttaCCCAACCTGTAAGAGAGTATCTCCACATCCAAAGCCATCTTCACATTTAACAGCTCCTGGTACTCCCGCAGGTAGGCAGACATGTCAAATTTGCAATTTATGAGCTCATTTTCAAGTTCTTTGATTGTGTTCTGGAGCAAGAGAGAAGAAACGATTTGTTACTAGTCAACATGTGCATGTGATCACTGAACAAGACtttcaaatatattaaatttatCGCCTTCACAAAAAACTCTCACCTGATAATGGATAAGTTCTTCCTTGTGCCGATCCTCGACGTCATGAAGTTGCTTCTCCAGCGCTTCTCTGGTGCCTTTAGCGCAATCCAGCTCGATATTTTTGGCCAGCAGGCGCCTCCTGTACTCCTGAATCTCTTTCTGGGTCGCTTTTAACgcttctctcttgctctcaGCTGCCTCCGTTAATTTTGCAAACTGAGTTCGGAAAGTTTCTCCTGCCTGCTGGACACCGGTCAAAGCCTGACCTTCCAGCTGCGTCCTGATGTCCCGGAGTGCCGCAGTGATACCAGGGTTGCCAAATTCGTGCGCTTTGACGGTCACCTGCGCGGTCTGGATTTGGTCAAACATCTCTGACACCTCGGATTCATGGTCTCTCTTCAGGAAGTGGATTTCATCAACAAGGGCCTGCGCTTTCTTGTCCAGCTCTAGTTTAGCCTGATATGCGTCACTAATATCCTTCTTGAGGACCGCAATTTTGCTCTCGGCATCTGATCTGCTACGCGcttcctgttcatgttgtttcCTCAACTGGAACAGGTCTTCCTCTAATTTCTGATGCTCAATTTCAGCCTGATGCTTCTGATGAGTAATATCCTCAACCAGCTGTCTCAGTTTCCTAAGCTCTGGTCCATACTCCTCGTCCAAGCAAGATGCAGGTTTCGCTTTCCCCCTGATCTCCTCGATTTCTCTCTCTAGCAGATGATTGTGGTGCTCCAGCTGGCGCACCTTCTCTATGAATCCTGCAAGACGATCGTTCAAGCCGTGCATCAGTTCTTTCTCGTTCAACTTTCCTGATAACGCGTTCGTCAAATTCATACCGGCGGATTTTCCCCGAATCACGGCACTGGCATCTGGTCCCGAACGCCTTGGCTTGTGTTGTAAATAGTCATGTCGGGTGCTTGTGTGCGGGAAGTCGAATCTGTTATCCATCCTGTCGTTCTCCGGTGCAGAGATGCCCCATGAAAGGCTCTTATAGCCGCCGCCATCTG is a genomic window of Mastacembelus armatus chromosome 15, fMasArm1.2, whole genome shotgun sequence containing:
- the LOC113131402 gene encoding neurofilament light polypeptide; translation: MDNRFDFPHTSTRHDYLQHKPRRSGPDASAVIRGKSAGMNLTNALSGKLNEKELMHGLNDRLAGFIEKVRQLEHHNHLLEREIEEIRGKAKPASCLDEEYGPELRKLRQLVEDITHQKHQAEIEHQKLEEDLFQLRKQHEQEARSRSDAESKIAVLKKDISDAYQAKLELDKKAQALVDEIHFLKRDHESEVSEMFDQIQTAQVTVKAHEFGNPGITAALRDIRTQLEGQALTGVQQAGETFRTQFAKLTEAAESKREALKATQKEIQEYRRRLLAKNIELDCAKGTREALEKQLHDVEDRHKEELIHYQNTIKELENELINCKFDMSAYLREYQELLNVKMALDVEILSYRKLLCGEEAQLSTLADTHVSFPYIYHQSPVYTLPCLNRPGGPRRRMEPQYKFVEEIITETTREIEMSECEETGSEDTEVGKDEQECTKRDREEDSDNKDSRKAEGEQMSDSQQNQVEEVKNAVNGVDDMESGSPGEVDDGENVQSKEESEDTDAGDITGDCSRGKNTHSKVLLSKSAGEEGNEQYQKVAENINEEAAVTKVQKDLSAQPGDLKSNVQVQDEHKISVNDKKDEAEKDSFTSSQGQRPVETSAQVIKELDKTETRSTLSVETDELSENTQASTTAKNEEKKHTEPNEISKCEVAKSEDENAKIIQDGGHESNKSQDKESPLKSTGKHLSEEEDQKLTNGDITELVQPVLPKEKKTAIVEIKGTDQGAPESSQSQKSELTEGSEKK